In Anaerostipes hadrus ATCC 29173 = JCM 17467, a single genomic region encodes these proteins:
- a CDS encoding YveK family protein: MYELENDDEIEIDLREMFLALKKKIVWILLTAIVFAGASGLITKFAMTPIYSSTAQLYVVSKGGFSQLTDLTMGTQLTQDYMVIVKTRPVLEQVIADLKLDMDYKELENKITVENPSDTRIMQITITDKDAALAQSITQDLAEVTAKTVAEKMDVKSPTIIEKAYKADKPDSPSLKKNVLIGAVLGFILMAAAIVIQYLMNDTILKEEDIEKYLGINTLAQLPLVKGTTKRTKKVKRARE; encoded by the coding sequence ATGTACGAGTTAGAGAATGATGATGAGATCGAGATTGATTTAAGGGAAATGTTTTTGGCATTGAAGAAGAAGATCGTTTGGATTTTGTTGACAGCAATCGTCTTTGCAGGTGCATCAGGATTGATCACGAAGTTTGCGATGACACCGATCTATTCTTCTACAGCACAGCTTTATGTTGTTTCGAAGGGTGGATTTTCACAGCTTACAGATCTTACAATGGGTACTCAGTTAACACAGGATTATATGGTAATTGTTAAGACAAGACCAGTCCTTGAACAGGTGATTGCAGATCTGAAGCTTGATATGGATTATAAAGAATTAGAGAATAAGATCACGGTGGAGAATCCATCTGATACACGTATCATGCAGATTACGATAACAGATAAGGATGCAGCACTTGCACAGAGCATCACACAGGATCTTGCAGAAGTAACAGCGAAGACAGTTGCAGAGAAGATGGACGTGAAATCACCAACGATCATCGAAAAGGCATATAAGGCAGACAAACCAGACAGCCCAAGTCTTAAGAAGAATGTATTGATCGGAGCAGTTCTTGGATTTATATTGATGGCAGCAGCCATTGTGATTCAGTATCTGATGAACGATACGATTCTGAAAGAAGAAGATATTGAGAAATATCTTGGAATTAATACTTTAGCGCAATTACCTTTGGTAAAGGGAACTACAAAGCGAACAAAGAAAGTAAAGAGGGCGAGGGAATAA
- a CDS encoding CpsB/CapC family capsule biosynthesis tyrosine phosphatase, whose amino-acid sequence MALIDIHTHILYGVDDGAKDINDSMGLLDEEREQGVDQVILTPHYGPKFGYPDTEVLREKFEAIREKAYKYYPEIQLYLGSELYYQQGTVSDLKQGKALTMNGTRYVLVEFATSDAYSHIYRAVQDFVYAGYIPILAHVERYKAVFGHVDKIVELIETGAYIQINAESLIGGIFDKRASFCKKLMKEGLVHFLGTDCHDFRTRRPNMKPAAEVVRKKHADQILYENPRRMLEGKSI is encoded by the coding sequence ATGGCGTTGATAGATATTCATACACATATATTATATGGAGTTGATGATGGAGCAAAGGACATCAATGATTCAATGGGACTGTTGGATGAAGAACGGGAACAAGGCGTGGATCAGGTAATACTGACTCCGCATTACGGTCCGAAGTTTGGATATCCGGATACAGAAGTATTGAGAGAGAAGTTTGAGGCGATCAGAGAGAAGGCATACAAGTATTATCCAGAGATTCAGCTATACCTTGGGAGCGAATTATATTATCAGCAAGGGACAGTTTCAGATCTGAAACAAGGGAAAGCATTGACGATGAATGGGACTCGTTATGTTTTAGTAGAGTTTGCAACATCAGATGCCTATTCGCATATATATCGTGCGGTTCAGGATTTTGTATATGCAGGATATATTCCGATCCTTGCGCATGTAGAGCGATACAAAGCAGTTTTCGGACATGTAGACAAGATTGTCGAACTGATCGAAACAGGTGCATATATTCAGATAAATGCGGAAAGTCTGATCGGAGGAATTTTTGATAAACGAGCATCTTTTTGTAAGAAACTTATGAAAGAAGGACTGGTTCATTTCCTTGGAACGGATTGTCACGATTTCCGGACAAGAAGACCAAATATGAAACCGGCAGCAGAAGTTGTACGGAAGAAGCATGCGGACCAGATTCTTTATGAGAATCCAAGGAGAATGCTTGAGGGGAAAAGTATTTAA
- a CDS encoding peptide chain release factor 3, translating into MANSIEQEIGRRRTFAIISHPDAGKTTLTEKFLLYGGAINTAGSVKGKANSKHAVSDWMEIEKERGISVTSSVLQFEYEGKCINILDTPGHEDFSEDTYRTLMAADCAVMVIDASKGVEPQTIKLFKVCVMRHIPIFTFINKMDREAKDTFDLLDDIEKVLGIETCPINWPIGCGKEFKGVYERASRNILRFEAVSTGGAKEAKETIISADDDNAVDLIGEDFYENLMEEIELLDGAAADLDMEKVHQGKLSPVFFGSALTNFGVEPFLEHFLKMTNRPLARTSKGEEVDPVENGFSAFVFKIQANMNKNHRDRIAFMRICSGKFEANMEVKHVQSKKKMRLSQPQQIMAQERKIVEEAYAGDIIGVFDPGIFSIGDTVCLPKDDFEYEGIPTFAPEHFARVIQLDSMKRKQFVKGVEQIAQEGAIQIFQEHEAGFAEIIVGVVGTLQFDVLKYRLENEYNCEIRLEPLPYQAIRWIKDRNTDMNKLRGVSEVKKVKDMRGNPLLLFKNEWGIQFVLDRNEGLELVEFSKE; encoded by the coding sequence ATGGCAAACAGTATTGAGCAGGAGATCGGCCGCAGAAGAACCTTTGCGATCATTTCTCATCCGGATGCCGGTAAGACAACGTTGACTGAGAAGTTCCTTTTATATGGAGGAGCAATCAATACAGCGGGGTCTGTGAAAGGAAAGGCAAACTCCAAACATGCAGTATCTGACTGGATGGAGATTGAAAAAGAAAGAGGTATCTCTGTCACTTCTTCTGTATTACAGTTTGAATATGAAGGAAAATGTATCAATATCCTTGATACACCAGGACATGAGGATTTCTCAGAAGATACGTATCGTACACTGATGGCAGCGGATTGTGCCGTCATGGTGATCGATGCTTCCAAGGGTGTCGAACCACAGACGATCAAGTTATTTAAGGTCTGTGTTATGAGACATATCCCGATCTTTACATTTATCAATAAGATGGACCGTGAAGCTAAGGATACTTTCGATCTGTTAGACGATATCGAGAAAGTCTTAGGGATCGAGACATGTCCGATCAACTGGCCGATCGGATGTGGAAAAGAATTTAAGGGTGTATACGAGCGTGCATCAAGAAATATCTTACGATTCGAGGCAGTCTCCACAGGTGGTGCAAAAGAAGCAAAAGAAACGATCATTTCAGCAGATGATGATAATGCAGTAGATCTGATCGGAGAAGATTTCTATGAGAATCTGATGGAAGAAATTGAATTGTTAGATGGTGCGGCAGCAGATCTTGATATGGAGAAAGTACATCAGGGAAAACTATCTCCAGTATTCTTTGGATCAGCACTTACAAACTTTGGTGTAGAACCATTCTTAGAGCATTTCCTGAAGATGACAAACAGACCACTTGCAAGAACATCCAAGGGAGAAGAAGTAGATCCTGTGGAAAATGGTTTTTCAGCGTTTGTCTTTAAGATTCAGGCAAATATGAACAAAAACCACCGTGACAGAATTGCATTTATGAGAATCTGTTCCGGTAAATTCGAAGCGAACATGGAAGTAAAACATGTACAGAGTAAGAAAAAGATGAGGCTTTCCCAGCCACAGCAGATCATGGCACAGGAACGTAAGATCGTAGAAGAGGCGTATGCAGGAGATATCATCGGAGTATTTGACCCGGGAATCTTCTCTATCGGAGACACTGTCTGCCTTCCAAAAGATGACTTTGAATATGAAGGAATCCCAACGTTCGCACCAGAACATTTTGCAAGAGTCATCCAGTTAGATTCTATGAAGCGTAAGCAGTTTGTGAAAGGTGTAGAACAGATCGCACAGGAAGGTGCTATCCAGATCTTCCAGGAACATGAAGCAGGATTTGCAGAGATCATCGTCGGAGTTGTAGGAACACTTCAGTTTGATGTCTTAAAATACCGTCTGGAAAATGAATACAACTGCGAGATCCGTTTAGAACCATTGCCATATCAGGCAATCCGCTGGATCAAAGACCGCAACACGGATATGAACAAATTACGTGGTGTATCTGAAGTTAAGAAAGTCAAAGATATGCGAGGAAATCCACTGTTGTTATTTAAGAATGAATGGGGAATCCAGTTTGTACTTGATCGTAATGAGGGATTAGAGTTAGTTGAGTTCAGCAAAGAATAG
- a CDS encoding aldose 1-epimerase family protein produces the protein MSNTILRNENVSVTLKSLGGELTSIKDASGTEYLWQGNPDFWSGQAPVLFPIVGCLRNGTATIGNSKTCSFGRHGLARKLEFTLVSSSETCAVYSLKADDSTKEQYPYDFELQMIYELTDHGVKVSHKVINHGDIVMPYCIGGHPAFNCPVYEGENFEDYIVEFEQPETAACAQLTDDGLINNNDRIPVLDHETVIPVKHSLFYKDALIFDQLKSRTVALKHKESGHGILVTFPDFDYLGVWSSANDGPFVALEPWSGTSTCSDEDDVFEHKRGVRFLESGEHETLSFVIEILI, from the coding sequence ATGAGCAATACAATCTTACGCAATGAAAATGTATCTGTCACTTTAAAATCTCTTGGTGGGGAACTGACTTCTATCAAAGATGCTTCTGGTACGGAATATCTCTGGCAGGGAAACCCTGACTTCTGGAGCGGACAGGCACCTGTCTTATTTCCGATCGTTGGATGTTTAAGAAATGGAACTGCAACCATCGGTAATTCTAAGACTTGTTCTTTTGGCCGTCATGGTCTTGCAAGAAAATTAGAATTTACTTTGGTTTCTTCTTCTGAAACTTGTGCTGTTTATTCTTTGAAAGCGGATGATTCTACAAAAGAACAGTATCCTTATGATTTTGAACTCCAGATGATCTATGAATTAACGGATCATGGAGTGAAAGTCAGTCATAAGGTGATCAATCATGGGGACATCGTTATGCCTTACTGTATTGGCGGTCATCCTGCATTTAACTGTCCAGTGTATGAAGGGGAGAATTTTGAAGATTATATCGTGGAATTTGAACAACCGGAAACTGCTGCCTGTGCACAGCTTACAGATGATGGTTTGATCAATAACAACGATCGTATTCCTGTTCTTGATCATGAAACTGTGATCCCTGTAAAACATTCTTTATTTTACAAGGATGCTTTGATCTTTGATCAGTTGAAATCACGCACGGTTGCATTAAAACATAAGGAAAGCGGTCATGGTATCTTAGTTACTTTCCCTGATTTTGATTATCTGGGTGTATGGTCTAGTGCAAATGATGGACCTTTTGTTGCTTTGGAACCTTGGAGTGGAACTTCTACCTGCAGTGATGAGGATGATGTGTTTGAACATAAAAGAGGGGTGCGATTCTTGGAGTCTGGAGAACATGAAACTTTGAGTTTTGTGATTGAGATTTTGATTTGA
- a CDS encoding aldose 1-epimerase family protein has product MEYTLKNKKLTVVFESKGATLHSIKDNDGVEYLWEGNPEYWSGQAPVLFPICGSIRDDKAQIGNRKQTNMPRHGVVRKKEFKCVEQTENSILFEIESNEEMLAQYPYEFKLGINYILEGKKITTRYIIENKDKEIMPFQIGGHPGFHCPLYKEESYEDYELVFEQKETCTVPTPVTETGLIDMEHRSEFLKDTDTLPLKHDLFSVDAVILDQLKSRAVTLKSKKHNKGIRIDFNQFPYLILWSTAKEADFVALEPWIGLSTCSDEGDKFEEKRNIQYAQAGEVKEYEFHINIL; this is encoded by the coding sequence ATGGAATATACATTAAAAAATAAAAAACTCACCGTGGTCTTCGAATCCAAGGGAGCAACACTTCATTCCATCAAAGACAATGATGGAGTGGAATACCTCTGGGAAGGAAATCCAGAGTACTGGTCCGGACAGGCACCAGTTCTATTTCCAATTTGTGGAAGCATCAGAGATGATAAAGCACAGATTGGAAATAGAAAACAGACAAACATGCCAAGACATGGTGTCGTAAGAAAAAAAGAATTCAAGTGTGTTGAGCAGACAGAAAACAGCATCTTATTCGAGATTGAAAGCAACGAAGAAATGCTTGCTCAGTATCCATATGAATTCAAACTGGGAATCAACTATATCCTGGAAGGTAAGAAGATCACAACCAGATATATTATTGAAAATAAAGACAAAGAAATCATGCCATTTCAGATCGGAGGACACCCAGGATTCCACTGCCCACTCTATAAAGAGGAAAGTTACGAAGACTACGAATTAGTTTTTGAGCAAAAAGAAACCTGCACCGTTCCAACTCCAGTCACAGAAACTGGACTGATCGACATGGAACACAGAAGCGAATTCTTAAAAGACACAGACACATTACCATTAAAACATGATTTGTTCTCCGTAGACGCAGTCATCTTAGACCAGCTGAAATCCAGAGCAGTCACATTAAAGAGTAAAAAACATAACAAAGGAATCCGCATAGACTTTAACCAGTTCCCATATCTGATCCTATGGTCAACAGCCAAAGAAGCAGATTTCGTAGCGCTGGAACCATGGATCGGACTCTCAACCTGCAGCGATGAAGGTGATAAATTCGAAGAAAAACGAAATATCCAGTATGCACAGGCAGGGGAAGTGAAAGAATACGAATTTCACATCAATATATTATAG
- the pfkB gene encoding 1-phosphofructokinase — translation MITTVTLNVSVDKAYYIKGIVVPGTVARVQKCVNSAGGKGLNVSRIIDFCGEEVLATGFAGGFNGAYVEDMLKKDGIPSRFTKTQSETRSCINILAEDESSTEYLEPGAPVSEEEIQQFLEDFDRIVDESDIITISGSIPAGVQKDIYATLVKMIKNKGKKVILDTSGDYLKEGIKAGPTMVKPNDEELEALLGIKIENRYQTIDAAKEMREKYGIEYVVVSLGGDGALVVCEEGIFHGKPPKLKAVNTVGCGDSMVGAFAVAFKQGKGIQDALTYAIAVSAANAINPETGHIRKEDVENILPQVEIKKL, via the coding sequence ATGATTACAACGGTAACATTAAATGTATCTGTAGATAAAGCATACTATATCAAAGGCATTGTTGTACCAGGAACGGTTGCACGTGTCCAGAAATGTGTCAATTCTGCAGGCGGAAAAGGATTAAATGTATCAAGAATCATAGATTTTTGTGGAGAAGAAGTGTTAGCAACAGGATTTGCCGGAGGATTTAACGGAGCTTATGTGGAAGACATGTTAAAGAAAGATGGAATCCCAAGCAGATTTACAAAAACACAGTCAGAGACAAGAAGCTGCATCAACATTTTGGCAGAAGATGAGTCGTCTACAGAATACTTAGAACCTGGAGCACCAGTCAGTGAAGAAGAAATACAGCAGTTTTTAGAAGATTTTGACCGAATTGTTGACGAAAGCGATATCATCACAATATCAGGAAGCATACCAGCCGGGGTTCAAAAAGACATCTATGCAACATTAGTTAAAATGATCAAAAACAAGGGAAAGAAAGTCATTTTAGATACGAGTGGAGATTACTTAAAAGAAGGAATCAAAGCAGGACCAACAATGGTTAAGCCAAATGACGAAGAACTAGAAGCTTTACTTGGTATCAAGATCGAAAATAGATATCAGACGATCGATGCAGCCAAAGAAATGCGTGAGAAATACGGAATCGAATATGTTGTTGTATCTTTAGGTGGAGATGGAGCTTTAGTCGTATGTGAAGAAGGAATCTTCCATGGTAAACCACCGAAATTAAAAGCAGTCAATACCGTAGGATGTGGAGATTCTATGGTGGGAGCATTTGCAGTCGCATTCAAACAAGGAAAAGGGATTCAGGATGCCCTGACCTATGCGATCGCCGTATCCGCAGCCAATGCAATCAATCCAGAAACAGGACATATCCGCAAGGAAGATGTAGAAAACATCCTTCCACAGGTAGAGATCAAGAAATTATAA
- a CDS encoding galactitol-1-phosphate 5-dehydrogenase translates to MKAGVVHAKNDIRYEEIEKPQPKKGQVLIKVKYTGICGSDVPRVNGDACHFFPNVLGHEFSGTIEEVGEGVTTLKKGDRVAGVPLVPCMECEDCQKGNYSLCKHYSFIGSREFGSFAEYVTVPEKNAVKFEDEVSFEQGAFFEPATVALHGLNRVDYHAGECVAILGGGTIGLFTAQWAKIFGAKKVVVFDISPERLELAKKLGVDEGINTLDEDFMNQAMAVTDGKGFGYIYETAGMTTTMKYAFELAANKASVCFIGTPTRELNFSVKEWENINRKEFTLTGSWMSYSAPFPGKEWILTAHYFKTGQLKFEDSLIFKKIPLSRIDEAFEMYKTPGTVKGKILIDSEA, encoded by the coding sequence ATGAAAGCAGGAGTTGTACACGCAAAAAATGATATTCGTTATGAAGAAATTGAAAAACCACAGCCAAAGAAAGGGCAGGTTTTAATTAAAGTAAAATATACAGGAATCTGTGGATCAGACGTACCACGAGTAAACGGAGATGCATGTCATTTCTTCCCTAATGTATTAGGACATGAATTTTCAGGTACGATTGAAGAAGTTGGAGAAGGAGTTACAACACTAAAAAAAGGTGATCGTGTTGCCGGGGTTCCATTGGTACCATGTATGGAATGTGAAGATTGTCAGAAAGGAAATTATTCTTTGTGTAAGCATTACAGCTTTATTGGATCTAGAGAATTTGGAAGTTTTGCGGAATATGTAACAGTTCCAGAAAAGAATGCAGTCAAATTCGAAGATGAAGTAAGCTTCGAACAAGGGGCATTCTTTGAACCAGCAACTGTCGCACTTCATGGATTAAACAGAGTGGATTATCATGCAGGAGAATGCGTTGCGATTCTTGGTGGGGGAACCATCGGATTATTCACAGCACAATGGGCAAAGATTTTTGGAGCAAAGAAAGTTGTTGTATTTGATATTAGTCCAGAAAGACTTGAATTAGCGAAAAAATTAGGGGTAGATGAAGGAATTAACACTTTAGACGAAGACTTTATGAATCAGGCAATGGCAGTAACAGATGGAAAAGGATTCGGGTATATTTATGAAACAGCTGGAATGACTACAACAATGAAATATGCATTCGAATTGGCTGCAAATAAAGCTAGTGTATGCTTTATCGGAACACCGACAAGAGAATTAAACTTTTCCGTAAAAGAATGGGAAAACATCAATCGAAAAGAATTTACATTAACAGGTTCATGGATGTCATATAGTGCTCCATTTCCAGGAAAAGAATGGATCTTAACAGCACATTATTTCAAGACAGGACAGTTAAAATTTGAAGATTCTTTAATCTTTAAGAAGATACCATTAAGCAGGATTGATGAAGCATTCGAAATGTACAAAACACCAGGAACTGTAAAAGGTAAGATTTTAATTGACAGTGAGGCATAA
- the gatY gene encoding tagatose-bisphosphate aldolase subunit GatY: protein MPLVTTKQMLLDAQAGNYAVGAFNVENMEMVMAVMEAAEELKSPVIMQTTPSTVKYAGLDFFLANVKAAAERASVPVAMHLDHGSSFELAMQAYRTGYTSIMIDGSHGSFEENVAVSKAVADACAPSGIPVEAELGKVGGKEDDLDGGDDNPYTDPAQAVEFVKQTGVTSLAVAIGTAHGVYKGEPKLDLDRLSEIRKVVDIPLVLHGTSGVPDATVTECVNRGICKVNYATDLRIAFTNGVEKVFEENPDVIDPKKYNAAGKECVKEYVMSKMKVCKSVGKAN from the coding sequence ATGCCTTTAGTTACAACAAAACAGATGTTATTAGATGCCCAGGCAGGAAATTATGCAGTTGGGGCTTTCAATGTAGAGAATATGGAAATGGTCATGGCGGTTATGGAAGCAGCAGAGGAGTTAAAATCTCCAGTTATCATGCAGACAACACCATCTACAGTTAAATATGCAGGATTAGATTTCTTCCTAGCAAATGTAAAAGCAGCAGCAGAAAGAGCAAGCGTGCCAGTAGCCATGCATTTAGACCATGGAAGCAGTTTTGAATTAGCAATGCAGGCATACAGAACAGGATACACATCTATCATGATCGATGGATCTCACGGAAGTTTTGAAGAAAATGTTGCAGTATCCAAAGCAGTTGCAGATGCATGTGCACCATCAGGAATTCCAGTTGAAGCAGAACTTGGTAAAGTTGGAGGAAAAGAAGATGACTTAGATGGTGGAGATGACAACCCATATACAGATCCAGCACAGGCTGTCGAATTTGTAAAACAAACAGGAGTTACATCCTTAGCTGTGGCAATCGGAACAGCGCACGGTGTATACAAAGGAGAACCAAAACTTGACTTAGATCGATTATCAGAAATTCGTAAAGTTGTTGATATTCCATTAGTATTACACGGAACAAGCGGTGTACCAGATGCAACCGTTACAGAGTGTGTAAATCGAGGAATCTGTAAAGTAAATTATGCAACAGATTTAAGAATTGCATTTACAAACGGAGTTGAAAAAGTATTTGAAGAAAATCCAGATGTCATTGACCCTAAGAAATACAATGCAGCAGGAAAAGAATGTGTCAAAGAATACGTTATGTCCAAAATGAAAGTATGCAAGAGTGTAGGAAAAGCAAACTAA